In Maridesulfovibrio sp., the genomic stretch ACCATGGCGCGAAGTTGGCGAGTAATAGTGGGTGGTCTGATACCCCCAGGACTCATCGAGAGGATGCTCGGCAATGGGCATCAATTCAATATGCGTAAAGCCCATGTCCTTGGCATAAGGAATCAGCTCTTCGGCCAACTGGCGGTAGTTACGGTAATCCCACCCCTCGCGCCGCCAGGAACCGAGATGAACCTCGTAAACGGAAATCGGCTTATCAAGGGGCAGACCTGTTTCGCGTCTGGCAGTCATCCATGTATGATCCCGCCATTCATAATTTTCAAGACCACACGTAACCGCAGCATGTCCGGGACGCATTTCAGTACGGAAAGCAAAAGGATCGGTCTTGGTCACCTCATGTCCGTCACTCTGCACCACATGGTACTTATACATTTGTCCGGGCTTCACATCAGGAATAAAACCGGCCCAGATACCGGAAACCCCAACAGGCATAAGTTTGTTAGCCCGGTTATCCCAGCCGTTGAAATCCCCTGCAACAAATATTTCACGGGCATTTGGCGCCCATACGGCAAAACGATACCCCTCGTGCCCTTCATTCAACTCAAAATGCGCTCCGAGAATGCGATACAAATCCCAGTGTTCCCCTTTACCGAACAGAAACAGGTCAAAAGGGGCAATATAAACAGGTAAAGTTTCTGGCATTAGTGTCTAGTCCTCTGGCTTGCTGTGATTTCCGTTCCTAAAAGCAGCCGGTATAATTTTTTAAACTTGATTGAAATCAAAATTATTAAATTCTGGCGCCCAACTCGCGATACAATTCTATGTACTCTGCTGCGGAGCGGTCCCAGGTGAATTCTTTACGCATGGCCCGCGTCACCATTTTATTCCACTCCTCCCGGTCATACCATGCATCCACAGCCTGCATTACCGCGCCGTAAAACAAGTCAGCATCTGTTTTTGCAAAGGTAAAACCTGTGGCATCGGCCGCCGGGTAAGGGGTAATGGTATCGCGCAAACCTCCCACCGCCGTAGCAACCGGAGGAGTCCCGAAACGCAAGGCATAAATCTGGGTTAATCCGCAAGGTTCATAGCGGGAAGGCATCAGAAAAATATCAGACCCGGCTTGAATGCCGTGGGCCAAATCTTCGGTATAGCCTACCTGCACACTGAACTGACCATGATATTCTTCCATGAATTCAAGCAACTGAGCTTCGTACCCAAGATCACCTTCCCCAAGAACGATCACACCTACATCCTTCTCCATCAGCCTCGGCAGGATGTCAATCAGCAGGTCGATTCCTTTCTGGTCCCGCAAACGGCCGATAAAACCGAGCACAGGCTTATCTTCCAGCTGATCCGACAGATCAAAATCACGGAGCATACTGCGCTTGCACTCCAGCTTCCCTTTAATGTTGTCCGCACTGTAACAGCAGGGCAGAAACTTATCTTCGCCTGGGTCCCACACAGAGTAATCGGCACCATTGAGAATACCGTGCAGTTTATGGGCCTGTGTATTCAGAAACCCTTCCAATCCGCAACCGAACTCAGGTCCAAGAATCTCCTTGGCATAGGACGGGCTTACCGTGGTTACGGCATCACTGTAGGCAATGCTAGCTTTGAGCATATTCAGGTCGCCGTAATACTCGGCCCCATGCATGGACCAAGCTTCAGTAGGCAGACCGGATTCATGGAACAGCCTTTCCGAAAAACGTCCCTGAAAAGCAAGGTTGTGGATGGTGGTCACCGTTTTTGTGTTCCGCCAGAAAGAATCAACCTGCCTGTCAAAATACAGATATGGCGGGACCAAAGCAGACTGCCAGTCATGGGAATGCACGACAGAAGGTGCGCTGGGGAGCAAACGGGCCCATTTAAGTACGGCCTTGCAGAAGAAAATGAAACGCTCACAGTTATCAAAATAATCGCCATTATGGGTATTGTAATAATGACGGCGGTCAAAATATTCACCACGAGCCACAAAATAGACGGAGATCCCATCATAATCGGTCTGGTAAATCTCTGCGGTGGTCGAAGGCCACGGATAACCGACATGAAGATCGGAAT encodes the following:
- the glgA gene encoding glycogen synthase GlgA; this encodes MHDVLYVTSEMYPFSKTGGLGDVMGALPPAIHAKGASTAVITPFYGRMNLTGHKLRLIYSDLHVGYPWPSTTAEIYQTDYDGISVYFVARGEYFDRRHYYNTHNGDYFDNCERFIFFCKAVLKWARLLPSAPSVVHSHDWQSALVPPYLYFDRQVDSFWRNTKTVTTIHNLAFQGRFSERLFHESGLPTEAWSMHGAEYYGDLNMLKASIAYSDAVTTVSPSYAKEILGPEFGCGLEGFLNTQAHKLHGILNGADYSVWDPGEDKFLPCCYSADNIKGKLECKRSMLRDFDLSDQLEDKPVLGFIGRLRDQKGIDLLIDILPRLMEKDVGVIVLGEGDLGYEAQLLEFMEEYHGQFSVQVGYTEDLAHGIQAGSDIFLMPSRYEPCGLTQIYALRFGTPPVATAVGGLRDTITPYPAADATGFTFAKTDADLFYGAVMQAVDAWYDREEWNKMVTRAMRKEFTWDRSAAEYIELYRELGARI